In a single window of the Megalobrama amblycephala isolate DHTTF-2021 linkage group LG3, ASM1881202v1, whole genome shotgun sequence genome:
- the LOC125264200 gene encoding gastrula zinc finger protein XlCGF57.1-like, which translates to MEFTKEESEDFRIEETFSVKQEETEEQTKEFIKEESEDMKDEEIFSVKQEETEEQIDLMALKEESEVLKEESEVLHEMEEKGQYNNLHDFITGEKSFSRSQTENIPSRKIGQKTGTRTHFTCKLCGKSFSTKRNLKVHMKIHIGKKPYTCSQCGKSFKQKGNFKVHIRIHSGENLYTCLQCGKSFKQKGHFEDHKRIHTGEKPFTCQQCGKRFSQKGNLNKHMNIHNGEMPTLSTHKFDQHENLKVHIRVHTGEKPFICQQCGKSYTLKESLTRHIRIHTREKPYTCQQCGKNFRQKQNLDRHMNIHTGENSYKCLQCGKAFNREEHFENHKRIHTGEKPFTCQQCGRSFGLKQNLDRHTNIHSGENPYTCLQCGKSFNCKGQLENHERTHTGDTPFDCQQCGKGFRQKRNLYKHMSIHTGENTYTCLQCGKSFNHKEHFQDHIRIHSEENLYTCLQSFSVETVSNVKQTLKTT; encoded by the exons atggagtttactaaagaggagagtgaagactttaggattgaagaaacattcagtgtgaaacaagaagaaactgaggaacaaacaaaggagtttattaaagaagaGAGTGAAGACATGAAAGATGAAGAAATATTCAGTGTGAAACAagaagaaactgaggaacaaataG acctgatggcactgaaagaggagagtgaagtaCTAAAAGAAGAGAGTGAAGTATTGCATGAAATGGAAGAGAAAGGTCAATATAACAATCTTCATGATTTCATTACTGGAGAAAAATCTTTTAGTCGCTCACAGACAGAAAACATACCCTCACGAAAAATAGGTCAAAAGACTGGTACTAGAACTCATTTCACCTGCAaactgtgtggaaagagtttcagcacaaagcgaaaccttaaagtccacatgaaaattcacattggaaagaagccttacacctgctctcagtgtggaaagagtttcaaacaGAAAGGAAATTTTAAAGTCCACATAAGAATTCACTCTGGAGAGAACCTATACACTtgccttcagtgtggaaagagttttaaacAGAAAGGACACTTTGAAGACCACaaaagaattcatactggagagaagccgttcacctgtcaacagtgtggaaaaagattcagccaaaaaggaaaccttaacaagcacatgaatattcacaatgGAGAGATGCCAACTCTGTCCACACATAAATTTGATCAACATGAAAACCTCAAAGTCCACAtcagagttcacactggagagaagcctttcatctgccaacagtgtgggaAAAGTTACACTCTAAAAGAAAGCCTTACAAGGCACATAAGAATTCACACcagagagaagccttacacctgccaacagtgtggaaaaaatTTCAGACAAAAACAGAACCTTGACAGGCACATGAACATTCACACAGGAGAGAACTCCTACAAAtgccttcagtgtggaaaggctTTCAATCGTGAAGAACACTTTGAAAACCACaaaagaattcacactggagagaagccgttcacctGTCAACAGTGTGGAAGAAGTTTTGGATTAAAACAGAACCTTGACAGGCACACGAACATTCACTCTGGAGAAAACCCCTACACAtgccttcagtgtggaaagagtttcaattgTAAAGGTCAGTTGGAAAACCATGAaagaactcacactggagataCGCCATTTgactgccaacagtgtggaaaaggTTTCCGACAAAAAAGGAACCTTTACAAGCACATGAgcattcacactggagagaacaCCTACACAtgccttcagtgtggaaagagtttcaatcatAAAGAACACTTTCAAGACCACATAAGAATTCACTCTGAAGAGAACCTCTACACATGCCTTCAGTCCTTCAGTGTGGAAACAGTTTCAAACGTAAAGCAAACTTTAAAGACCACATGA